One window of the Labilibaculum sp. genome contains the following:
- a CDS encoding OsmC family protein, whose protein sequence is MTTIKSKYLGDLRTECIHLQSGNKIFTDAPTDNQGKGEAFSPTDLLAASLGSCIMTIMGIVARDNNIDIVGTELNITKIMASDPRRVDEVIVEFNFPNKKYTAEEKQIIENVAGTSPVPLSVHTQMTQTIKLNWPK, encoded by the coding sequence ATGACAACTATCAAATCAAAATACCTGGGCGATTTACGGACTGAGTGCATTCATTTGCAATCGGGCAATAAAATTTTCACCGATGCACCAACTGACAATCAGGGAAAAGGAGAAGCATTTTCGCCTACCGATTTACTGGCTGCCTCACTGGGTTCCTGCATTATGACCATTATGGGAATTGTGGCTCGCGATAACAATATTGATATTGTGGGAACCGAATTAAATATCACCAAGATTATGGCGAGCGATCCCAGAAGAGTGGATGAAGTAATTGTTGAGTTCAACTTTCCAAATAAAAAATATACTGCAGAGGAAAAGCAGATTATTGAAAATGTAGCAGGAACCAGCCCGGTACCGTTAAGTGTTCATACTCAAATGACACAAACCATTAAATTAAACTGGCCAAAGTAA